The Deltaproteobacteria bacterium region AAGAAGGTACAACACTTACAGTGATGACCACTGAGCCTTCGCGTGTGAAAACAGGACCTATTTCCATAAAGATTGGAGGAAAGGATGTAGTTTTAGGTTTGGGATGGGCAGATAAAATATACATAGAAAAGGATAATAACATTTTACCTGTTTTAGAATTGGAAAAAGGAGAAAAGGGAACAGTTAGTCGCATTGAGTGTGGAAAATTTTTGAAGGATTGGTTCTCTCAAATTGGCATTGAAGAAAAAAAGGAAATTGAGTTCTTGGGACATCTTCCTGATGATACTTTGGTGTTTGATGTTGATGACAATGAGATAAAGTTGGGAGAAGGTCAAGCATCTAAGTTCTTAGTAGAATATGAGAATGAAACTATTCAAGTTAACAGTCTTAAGGAAGGAAACGGTGGAAAAATAAGCAAAATATTTAGTGGAACTAAATTCACGGAAAAACTTAAAAATATTATGCAAGGGAAAACAATAACACTGGTAAGGAGAGAGACTTCTGCTCCTGCTCCAATTAAAGGAAATTATGTTGTTGCAAAGATAGGGGAACAATTAATAACTATCGGCAAAGGTTTGGCGGAAAAAATTCAAGTTACTTATTTTTAGGAGGGATACATGACACAAATCGTAGGTTTGAGCCGTAAAAAAGGAGGTTTTATGAAAAAAAGATTTATCAGTTTGGTTGCAGCAGCAGCGTTGGTAGGCGGAATGGTAGCTGTAGGCAGTGCACAGGCAGGAACAGTTACTACCTCAGGAGATACAAATATCTCTGTGTATGGTGAGGTAAGGGCAGATTTTACCTGGAGTAAGAAGATGTATGATAACACAGCAGTGTGGAACAATATGGCTAAAAAATCATCAGATGGTGGAGCAACTCAAGCAAAGCAGAACAAGACAAACTTCCATTCTACTGCAAATCT contains the following coding sequences:
- a CDS encoding ferrous iron transport protein A — protein: MRLTEVEPETKVTVEKIEAGSEAKNYLKDLGIEEGTTLTVMTTEPSRVKTGPISIKIGGKDVVLGLGWADKIYIEKDNNILPVLELEKGEKGTVSRIECGKFLKDWFSQIGIEEKKEIEFLGHLPDDTLVFDVDDNEIKLGEGQASKFLVEYENETIQVNSLKEGNGGKISKIFSGTKFTEKLKNIMQGKTITLVRRETSAPAPIKGNYVVAKIGEQLITIGKGLAEKIQVTYF